The Vigna radiata var. radiata cultivar VC1973A chromosome 6, Vradiata_ver6, whole genome shotgun sequence DNA segment tggtttttgttaaaactattttaccttaataataaattgttaaatgGTACTTTGACGTTgacaagataaaaaattttcattttgtcatGAAAATCATTTGTggataaatttttatgaatttatttttcatactaTTTTAGAAAAGCTCTCATCAATTCagataagataaaagaaaaattcattttcacgttaaaattatttctagataagtttttatgaatttgtttttcgtactatcttaaaaaaatcacttcttaattcaaatattttacgtatataaatttatatatatattttatttgaataatgatactgtgataattttttttatattttaacattatttatatattattttataattcaaaattattttataattaataatattaatcataaacattaacGTGTAACaacaataatgatatttaaatagtgttaaaatgttgttaatgTTGTAAAAAAGAAGCATtatcctttttgtttttgttctacAAACACTTTTGTTTGTATTCTCAATCTCTTTAAGCttaagaaaataacattttaacatcattttttgacacaattttgacactgcacacgtgttaaaatgtgattggacgatttcaaattaaaaaagttgaggcaggggtatattcggaagaaaaaaaccaaagtttgtttttttaatttgaaatcgtctaaccacatattttgacacatgtacagtgtcaaaatggtgtcaaaaaatagtgtcaagatatcattttctttaagcTTATATGTTGGAGAGTTCCACCTACTACTTTGGATTAAAAATGGCCATTAGCAACCATAATGAAGTGAAGTTATGAACATCATTGTAAAGAAAAGCATGGGCTCATAGAGTGACAGGTAACATGATCAAACATGGTGCTCTTAGAACCACAAAATCGGCACAGAGGTTGTTggcttaataatatttttcccATAATATAGTTATGGAACCGAAGAGTTCGTTGGCATAGTTAACCTTAACTACTTTGTATTTATTGGCGGGAATAGACTCTGCTACACCAACCGTACCTCACGGGTCACTCTCTTTTACTCTCTATACTAACTTATCTTTAACATATAACACACTACActctattttctttaatttttctatcttcatcttcaacattCAAACACAATGGCTGAACTCGAACTAGCTCCCCAACAAGTCCTGCCATCTAAAACCGACCAACAAACCAAAACTGAGACTGTGTCGTTTTTTGGCTTGTTTGCTACAGCAGATTCAACTGACTGTGTCTTGATGTTCCTCGGAAGTGTCGGTTCTTGTCTCCATGGTGCTGCTCTTcctgttttcttcattttgtttgGTCGCATGATCGACTCTTTGGGACATCTTTCTAACAATCCTCACAAATTGTCCTCGCGAGTTTCTGAGGTGCTGTGTCACCATCTTCTGGAATATTGTATTTTCTTACGTGCATGAGATTCTATTCTATCGTGTTTGTGTTAGAGATGGAAGtgttttatgtgtatatatgtgATGGATGAAGTGggttttggtttttttcttcattgCAGCATGCTTTGTATTTGCTCTACCTTGGTGGAGTTGTTCTGGTATCTGCTTGGATGGGTACGTCTTATAACTTGaacttcatttctttctttctaagtAATGCTTCTAATGAAGGATGGTTCTTCTGGGTGTTGTGTTCCTCAACAAACAACAACCCTTTTACAGCATTAACCACATGATCAGTTTTGGCTACTATTTTTCAGGTGTAGCGTTCTGGATGCAAACAGGGGAGAGGCAAACCGCACGTTTGCGTTTGAAATATTTGCAGGCAGTGCTAAAGAAGGATATTAATTTCTTCGACAACGAAGCAAGGGATGCTAATATCATTTTCCACATCTCAAGTGATGCAATACTGGTACAAGATGCTATTGGTGACAAGGTGTGTGACGTGGTTGAAAGAAACTATGTTGTTTTaagattgttgagattggtTCTTTAGTGGTGAAATGCTCTTGTTCATTGTGCTGAATGCAGACAGGCCACGCCATTCGTTATCTTTCTCAATTCATCGTTGGATTTGCCATTGGATTTACCTCAGTGTGGCAGCTCACACTACTCACCTTGGCTGTGGTTCCACTGATAGCTATAGCTGGGGGAGCTTATACAATAATCATGTCTACTTTATCAGAAAAGGGTGAAGCAGCTTATGCTGAGGCTGGGAAGGTTGCAGAAGAGGTAAATAAATAAACCTATCTGTGAATTGAGATTTTGTTCAGAGGCTATTTCAAGAGTTAAATTGCATAACATATCTCTTTCTTTCCCAATGTTTGGGTGGATCAGGTGATTTCTCAAGTGCGTACTGTTTACTCATTTGTAGGAGAAGAGAAAGCAATCGGTTCATACTCAAAGTCTCTTGATAATGCTCTGAAACTGGGCAAGAAGGGTGGTCTGGCAAAAGGGGTTGGAGTAGGCTTCACGTATGGCTTGTTATTTTGTGCTTGGGCGTTGCTTCTATGGTATTCTAGCATACTCGTGAGGCATCACAAGACAAATGGAGGAAAAGCGTTCACAACAATAATCAATGTCATCTTTAGTGGATTGTAAGTACATCAGAAACTGCTATTATGATCATATCGTATGATATCTCACATAACTTTTGCTCCTTTGAAGTGCTCTTGGTCAAGCTGCTCCAAATCTTGGTTCCATTGCCAAAGGGCGTGCTGCTGCAGCCAACATCATGAACATGATTGCGTCCGCTTCAAGCAATTCTAAGAGGTTGGATGATGGCACTTTCGTGCCACTGGTTGCTGGGGAAATTGAATTTCGTGAGGTCTGTTTTTCTTACCCCTCAAGAACCAATATGATCTTTGAAAAATTGAGCTTCTCAGTGAGTGCTGGCAAGACTATAGCAGTTGTTGGTCCCAGTGGTTCCGGAAAGAGCACGATTGTTTCACTTATTCAACGGTTCTATGACCCCACTTCaggtaataattaatattaccaTTTAAGAGTTGGCTGCATTTGAAATTTCCATGCCCCTTTATGGCATGTTGGAACAAGTAGGAGAGTGATACACCAAGGTGGAGAGAAGAAAATGTAGGGACAAAATTAACCTATGTCAAACATACCCCACATTTTTATTTAGTGaatacattcatttgacatgaacaagtataaatttttgtatttttttaaataataataatactttgacagagttttggtttttaaaattttaaaatttaatgacacTTGAcgtattaaaaaagtatttttgtcACATTGCCGTGTTAATGtatctttactttttttcaagaaaaaagaaaataaagagtaaaaaaaaataatctcaaatgaatataaaaaaatttatgcatccagtttttctttttgtcaatgAACAGTTCAATACTTGGGAGGAGAGGCTAATGCATTAATTTTCACTAGGTAAGATCCTGTTGGATGGATATGACATAAAGAATCTCCAATTGAAATGGTTGAGAGAACAGATGGGCTTGGTGAGTCAAGAACCAGCACTGTTTGCAACAACAATAGCtggaaatattttgtttggaaaagAAGATGCAGACATGGATAAAGTCATACAAGCTTCCATGGCTGCAAATGCTCATTCTTTTATTCAAGGATTGCCTGATGGTTATCAAACTCAGGTTAGTTTTGCAATATCATAAGTTCTCTGACCTGTAGAAATGTGTGAATTATCTTCAACAGCTTCATAATATCTTTGTTCTACTTAACATAATGACACTGTTTTTTATTCAGGTTGGAGAGGGTGGCACCCAACTTTCAGGGGGGCAAAAGCAAAGAATTGCCATTGCAAGAGCAGTGATCAGAAACCCAAAAGTATTGCTTCTAGACGAGGCCACAAGCGCTCTAGATTCTGAATCAGAGCTCATTGTCCAACAGGCATTggaaaaaataatgtcaaacaGAACAACAATAGTTGTTGCTCATAGGTTGTCCACTATACGCGATGTAGATACAATTATCGTGTTGAAGAACGGCCAGGTGGTTGAAAGTGGAACTCATTTGGAATTGATGTCCAACAATGGAGAGTATGTGAATCTGGTGAGTTTGCAGGCATCACAAAACCTCTCAAACTCAAGATCAATATCTCGCTCTGAAAGTTCAAGAAATTCTAGTTTTAGAGAACCTTCAGAGAACATGACCTTAGAGGAGCAGCTGATGTTGGACACGACAGGAGAAATGCAATCAAGTGAACAACACTTGCCATCAAAGACAACCTCAGCTCCGACAATATTGGATTTACTGAAACTGAATGCTCCAGAATGGCCTTATGCAATACTTGGGTCGGTAGGTGCAATATTGGCTGGCATGGAAGCCCCTCTCTTTGCACTTGGAATCACTCACATTTTGACTGCATTTTATTCTCCTCAGAGTTCTAAAATCAAGCAAGAAGTAGATCGGGTCGCTTTTATATTTCTTGGAGTGGCTCTTATTACTATACCTATTTATCTATTGCTTCACTACTTTTATACATTGATGGGAGAAAATCTCACTGCCCGTGTACGTTTGTTAATGTTCTCAGGTACTCCATGGCTGCAAAAGCTTTGCTGTTATGCATTAACTTTTCTGAAATGAGAAACTTTAATTTAGTCTTTGGACCCATTTGCAGCTATTCTCAACAATGAAATTGCATGGTTTGATAAGGATGAGAACAACACTGGCTCACTCTCAGCCATGCTAGCTGCTGATGCAACACTAGTGAGAAGTGCTCTGGCTGACAGACTCTCAACCATTGTGCAAAATGTAGCTCTCACTGTCACAGCTTTTGTTATTGGCTTCACATTGAGTTGGAAACTAACAGCAGTGGTTGTAGCCTGCCTTCCCCTTCTCATAGGAGCTTCTATCACTGAGGTTAGCTTCATAACGCCACTTCTCATTCAGTGtcaaaaaaaacatttttccttctttagCAGAAGAATAGCtaagttgaaattatttttgcagCAATTATTTCTGAAGGGGTTTGGAGGAGATTACAGCCATGCTTACTCTAAAGCAACTTCATTGGCTCGTGAAGCTATTGCCAACATACGAACTGTTGCTGCTTTTGGCGCCGAAGATCGAATTTCAATCCAGTTTGCATCTGAATTGAATAAACCTAACAAAGAAGCTCTTCTACGGGGCCACATATCAGGTTTTGGCTATGGCATAACCCAGCTATTGGCTTTCTGTTCCTATGCACTTGGCCTTTGGTATGCATCAGTTTTAATCAAGAAGAAAGAGTCAAATTTTGGAGACATCATGAAGTCCTTCATGGTCTTAATCATCACTTCTCTGGCAATAGCAGAAACACTAGCTCTTACCCCAGACATTGTGAAGGGATCACAGGCACTGGGATCGGTTTTTGGCATTCTCCAAAGGAGAACATCCATCACCCCAGATGATCCCAACTCAAAGATTGTAACTGTTGTCAAAGGAGAGATAGAGTTTAGAAATGTAAGCTTCAAGTACCCTATGAGACCTGACATAACCATCTTTCAGAACTTGAATCTCAGAGTCTCAGCAGGCAAGAGTCTGGCAGTAGTGGGTCAAAGTGGTTCAGGGAAAAGCACGGTGATTTCATTGGTAATGAGGTTTTATGACCCTGATTCTGGATCAGTCCTTATAGATGAATGTGATGTCAAAAGCCTAAACCTGAGATCCTTAAGGCTGCGCATAGGATTGGTTCAGCAAGAACCTGCTTTGTTCTCAACCACAGTTTATGAAAACATCAAGTATGGAAAAGAGGAGGCATCAGAAATAGAGGTAATGAAGGCAGCCAAAGCAGCAAATGCTCATGAATTCATCAGCAGGATGCAAGAAGGGTACCACACTGAGGTAGGTGAGAGAGGGGTGCAGTTGTCAGGGGGACAAAAACAAAGAGTTGCAATTGCTAGAGCTATTTTGAAAGATCCATCCATTCTTTTGCTGGATGAAGCCACAAGTGCTCTAGACACAGTATCAGAGAGGCTGGTCCAAGAGGCTCTAGATAAACTAATGGAAGGTAGAACAACAATTTTGGTAGCTCACAGGCTATCAACTGTTCGTGAAGCTGACAGCATTGTAGTGCTGCAAAATGGCAGCGTTGCCGAAATGGGAAGCCATGAGAGGCTGATGGCCAAACCTCGAAGCATCTATAAGCAATTGGTTAGTCTACAGCATGAATCACGAGACCAAGAAAACCATTGATGAATTATTCATTTGCAATTTCCCAAGTAAAAGGGTACTTGCAATTTACAACTTGAATTGAGGCAAGGCCTAGTTTATTTTAAGAGCATGCCTgaatgattttttctttattttcataccacaattgtttttatgtttatatatacaCAAGCGCTTCGAAAAATTCAAAGCCTATGATTGGATGCTTTATTGTAGAGTGCTACCATTTTTGCAATTTCTTGCTGAATTTGACAACCATTAAACCTTGTTTTTTTCTCATGAAAGCTCGATGAAAAAAAGGTATCTTTTGACcaaaataaatcttataaaaGTGGTGGATACATGCATTGGTCCTTCTTTGTTACTAAGTATAGCTTCATCGTTTCACCTTCTTAATTTATGCACGTCAACATATCGAAAGGGCTACTTGCCAACCTTTTTTCCAATTCAGTGCAGATGTTTGTGGGATACTGTTGCGGACACTGCCACCCACCAAGTGCCAATTATATAGAATTTGCTTATCATTTCGCGCACATTAAATATGGTAGTTTGGGTTAATGAGTGAAGAAAAGTCTAGAGTACTAAAATGGATTAAGAAAAAGACCCTTGACCCATTTAGAACCATGAGTCTGTATACTCGCTTCTTATTACCAAGGCCAGCCGTGAATTATTACTACCAATGGTGTACgcctttaaaaaaattagttttgttCGTTATCATTTACCCATTTATGAACTTTATACCAATCGAAAAGTTATTagtgttttgatttttcatttcaatgGTGTTACAGGAATTGTTGTTGGAACCAAGTTGTGAGATGATAGCATGATAGAGTTCCAACTTGGACCTTGGTTGTAGTTTGGTGGTGCGTGGCCAACCCTATCCTCCTCTTGCTAGGAcattaatgattaaatataactaaaatct contains these protein-coding regions:
- the LOC106765211 gene encoding ABC transporter B family member 13; protein product: MAELELAPQQVLPSKTDQQTKTETVSFFGLFATADSTDCVLMFLGSVGSCLHGAALPVFFILFGRMIDSLGHLSNNPHKLSSRVSEHALYLLYLGGVVLVSAWMGVAFWMQTGERQTARLRLKYLQAVLKKDINFFDNEARDANIIFHISSDAILVQDAIGDKTGHAIRYLSQFIVGFAIGFTSVWQLTLLTLAVVPLIAIAGGAYTIIMSTLSEKGEAAYAEAGKVAEEVISQVRTVYSFVGEEKAIGSYSKSLDNALKLGKKGGLAKGVGVGFTYGLLFCAWALLLWYSSILVRHHKTNGGKAFTTIINVIFSGFALGQAAPNLGSIAKGRAAAANIMNMIASASSNSKRLDDGTFVPLVAGEIEFREVCFSYPSRTNMIFEKLSFSVSAGKTIAVVGPSGSGKSTIVSLIQRFYDPTSGKILLDGYDIKNLQLKWLREQMGLVSQEPALFATTIAGNILFGKEDADMDKVIQASMAANAHSFIQGLPDGYQTQVGEGGTQLSGGQKQRIAIARAVIRNPKVLLLDEATSALDSESELIVQQALEKIMSNRTTIVVAHRLSTIRDVDTIIVLKNGQVVESGTHLELMSNNGEYVNLVSLQASQNLSNSRSISRSESSRNSSFREPSENMTLEEQLMLDTTGEMQSSEQHLPSKTTSAPTILDLLKLNAPEWPYAILGSVGAILAGMEAPLFALGITHILTAFYSPQSSKIKQEVDRVAFIFLGVALITIPIYLLLHYFYTLMGENLTARVRLLMFSAILNNEIAWFDKDENNTGSLSAMLAADATLVRSALADRLSTIVQNVALTVTAFVIGFTLSWKLTAVVVACLPLLIGASITEQLFLKGFGGDYSHAYSKATSLAREAIANIRTVAAFGAEDRISIQFASELNKPNKEALLRGHISGFGYGITQLLAFCSYALGLWYASVLIKKKESNFGDIMKSFMVLIITSLAIAETLALTPDIVKGSQALGSVFGILQRRTSITPDDPNSKIVTVVKGEIEFRNVSFKYPMRPDITIFQNLNLRVSAGKSLAVVGQSGSGKSTVISLVMRFYDPDSGSVLIDECDVKSLNLRSLRLRIGLVQQEPALFSTTVYENIKYGKEEASEIEVMKAAKAANAHEFISRMQEGYHTEVGERGVQLSGGQKQRVAIARAILKDPSILLLDEATSALDTVSERLVQEALDKLMEGRTTILVAHRLSTVREADSIVVLQNGSVAEMGSHERLMAKPRSIYKQLVSLQHESRDQENH